Proteins encoded together in one Streptomyces sp. TLI_171 window:
- a CDS encoding serine/threonine-protein kinase → MAMVRLRREDPRIVGPYRLHRRLGAGGMGVVYLGSDRKGQRVALKLIRAELAEDAEFRTRFAREIAAASRIRGGCTARVVGSDIEADRPWLATAYVPGPSLYKQVSEEGPLAWPDAARIGSALADGLVKVHEAGVVHRDLKPSNILLSPKGPRIIDFGIAWSRGASTLTHVGTAVGSPGFLAPEQVRGAAVTPATDVFAFGATLAFALTGESPFGSGASSEVMLYRVVHEEPDLTGIPPVLAPLVRACLAKEPAERPPAAALHERLSELAARGGGRSGRTAPARTEESAPESAATRRPVPGAVRRPEPRVDAAARADAAAARAGARPDGRAEGRADGSSAGRPPAGPSVASAPAMPRQDVRPEGRPANAAAVRRPARDGDTVRERRPAGRERTPVPGRDRTPPPGRAPHTLGGRPTPRQRLLRQRLVVFVTVTLGVALAIAVAQGCENRDAQGLAPLPSASAPAGADAGATLSVDGVHAAGHGETGLGPALGSQPQVDWPNLSYPDPAGGPTIRLRDGRATGAGAPVSLAAVLPARYRDGQAALVVLRRVEGAVPVDLVQLYGFTNDAPVLLADRASTANPEAGAVWRVENGALVREERVDRTGAVSSTRYTVRPDGGLEESWPGAGVTGTTG, encoded by the coding sequence ATGGCAATGGTGCGGCTGCGGCGTGAGGACCCCCGCATCGTCGGTCCGTACCGGCTGCACCGGCGGCTGGGCGCGGGCGGGATGGGCGTGGTCTACCTCGGCTCCGATCGCAAGGGGCAGCGGGTCGCGCTGAAGCTGATCCGCGCCGAGCTGGCCGAGGACGCCGAGTTCCGCACCCGCTTCGCCCGGGAGATCGCCGCCGCCTCGCGGATCCGCGGCGGCTGCACGGCCCGGGTGGTGGGCTCCGACATCGAGGCCGACCGGCCGTGGCTGGCCACCGCGTACGTGCCCGGGCCCTCGCTGTACAAGCAGGTCTCCGAGGAGGGACCGCTGGCCTGGCCGGACGCCGCGCGGATCGGTTCGGCGCTGGCCGACGGCCTGGTGAAGGTGCACGAGGCCGGGGTGGTGCACCGGGACCTGAAGCCGTCCAACATCCTGCTCTCCCCCAAGGGCCCGCGGATCATCGACTTCGGCATCGCCTGGTCGCGCGGCGCGTCCACGCTGACCCACGTCGGCACCGCGGTCGGCTCGCCCGGTTTCCTCGCGCCGGAGCAGGTGCGCGGCGCGGCCGTCACGCCCGCCACCGACGTGTTCGCCTTCGGGGCGACGCTGGCCTTCGCACTGACCGGCGAGTCGCCGTTCGGCTCGGGCGCCTCGTCCGAGGTGATGCTGTACCGGGTGGTGCACGAGGAGCCGGACCTGACGGGCATTCCGCCGGTGCTGGCCCCGCTGGTGCGGGCCTGCCTGGCCAAGGAGCCGGCCGAGCGGCCGCCCGCGGCCGCCCTGCACGAACGCCTCAGCGAGCTCGCCGCCCGCGGCGGCGGCCGCTCCGGCCGGACCGCCCCGGCGCGTACCGAGGAATCGGCCCCCGAGAGCGCGGCGACCCGTCGCCCGGTACCCGGCGCGGTCCGGCGGCCGGAGCCGCGGGTGGACGCGGCAGCCCGGGCGGACGCCGCGGCGGCGCGGGCCGGCGCCCGTCCGGACGGGCGGGCCGAAGGGCGTGCCGACGGTTCGTCGGCGGGCCGGCCGCCCGCCGGGCCGTCGGTGGCCTCCGCTCCCGCGATGCCCCGGCAGGACGTCCGGCCCGAGGGCCGCCCGGCGAACGCCGCGGCGGTGCGTCGCCCGGCCCGGGACGGCGACACGGTGCGCGAGCGCCGCCCCGCCGGGCGGGAGCGCACCCCGGTGCCGGGCCGCGACCGCACTCCCCCGCCCGGGCGCGCTCCGCACACCCTCGGTGGGCGGCCGACGCCCCGTCAGCGGCTGCTGCGGCAGCGCCTGGTGGTGTTCGTCACCGTGACGCTGGGAGTGGCGCTGGCCATCGCGGTGGCGCAGGGCTGCGAGAACCGGGACGCGCAGGGCCTGGCCCCGCTGCCCTCGGCGAGCGCACCGGCCGGCGCGGACGCCGGGGCGACGCTCTCGGTGGACGGCGTGCACGCGGCCGGGCACGGCGAGACCGGCCTCGGCCCGGCGCTCGGCAGCCAGCCGCAGGTCGACTGGCCGAACCTGAGCTACCCCGACCCGGCCGGCGGCCCGACGATCCGCCTGCGCGACGGCCGGGCCACCGGGGCGGGCGCCCCGGTCTCGCTGGCCGCCGTCCTGCCGGCCCGCTACCGCGACGGGCAGGCCGCCCTGGTCGTGCTGCGCCGGGTCGAGGGCGCGGTGCCGGTGGACCTGGTCCAGCTGTACGGCTTCACCAACGACGCCCCCGTGCTGCTCGCCGACCGTGCCTCCACAGCCAACCCGGAGGCGGGCGCGGTGTGGCGGGTGGAGAACGGCGCCCTCGTCCGGGAGGAGCGGGTCGACCGCACCGGCGCGGTCTCCTCCACCCGGTACACCGTCCGCCCGGACGGCGGCCTGGAGGAGTCCTGGCCGGGCGCGGGCGTCACCGGCACCACCGGCTGA